A region of the Pleurocapsa minor HA4230-MV1 genome:
CAGCTTGGCAGTGTTTAACGACTGAAGATTTCTTTGCCTTAAGTAATTGGTCAGGTAAAGTAGCCTCGGTCGATGGTTTAGAGCAATCAGCCAAGCACCAAGTTACTTTTGCTGTGACTTTGACATCGGCTCAGTTTTGGCAGTGCTTCAACTGGTTAGGAGAAAAGGAAATCCCTTCACCACAAAAGGTTGAGCAAATATTAGAACAAACCAAAGAAGCAGTTGCTGCCGTTGAAGAATTTACCCTCAACGATTTATCTCAATTATTCTAATTTATTCTCCGTAGATTTAATTTTATTCCCATGATTACTGAAATTGACTCGTTGATCTATCAAGCAGAAGCTGAGTATTTGACACAAAAGGATTTGGGAATCTTTAAAAGCCAAATCTTATATTTGTCCGAACGATTAAAAATATATGAACAGATTCGCGATCAAGAAACAGAAATTTTTCAACATGTAGTTAATCAAATATTCAATAACTTTCCTGATGAGCCTGAATTGAAAGTTACGCGGGCTGTAAAACATTGGCTGGTGATCCTTCGCTATTGCAGCATGGCGGTTCTATCTAATGATGCACAATATCTTGAGCGGCGAATTTTAGAATGGCTGCCCGAACAGATCGCAGCTCATCAAATGCAGGAGCTAGAACAAAATTTGTATGGCTATTTATACAAGCGTCTCAAAAAGAGTTTGGACAATGACCAATTCTCGATCCTACAGCCATATTTAGAACAGTCTAAAAATGTTTTATTAAGTCAAAAACAAGCCTTAAAGCCTGCATAGACACTTATTGATTACCCCTTGAGGAGAATTATTACTAAATCATGATTAACGTTGCTGATTTAATTTCCGAGTCCCATCTTCCAGGTAACTATTTTGCTCCTACTTCCTATCTACAAGGAGATTTTGAATCTGGTTTAATCGAAAACCGTCAGGGTGGACGTTTGCTGGCTTTACCCGACACCTTAATTAGGGGTCTTTATAGTGGCTTAGCCGCTGAACTTGGTTCTGCCACTGGTTTAGTTCTTTATAACTGCGGTCGTAAATGGGGGAAAAACTTTTTTCGCCGCTTTAGCCAAGAGGTCAGCAGCTATTACCAGCAGCCAGTTGCAACCATGGAAATGATCGAACTTGTCCAATGTTTAAAACAATGCTGGAAAGCTCATGGCTGGGGTCTAATTGAGCCAAATTTTAGCCACTATCAACAGGGGTTTTTAGTCATTCAGGTCACCAACTCTAGCTTTGCTAAGGCGCTCGCGGAGCCTGGACGGAGTCCAATCGCTTCTCCCGATCAACCAGGTTGTTTTATTGAGGCTGGCTTGTTGAGTGCTTTTTTCTCAGAATTATCAGAAACTGACCTGCACTGTGTGCAAACAACCTGCGAGTCTTTGGGGGCAAGTTCTAATTGGTTTATTTTAGGAATTAAAAAAAGGCTGGAATCAGTATCAGGGATGGTAGAGCAGGGACAAACTCATACTGCCATTCTGCAAAGTCTGACGGCAAATCAATAGCGCTCAATCCGAATTATTTAACAAGAAAAGCTCATGGTTAAAACTGTTCGACTAGATCCATTTGGAACGAATACGGCGATCGCCACTAACACTAATTTATTGTCAGTGTTAATGCAAAATGATGTCGAAGTTACTCAAGAATGTGGTGGTAGAGGAATCTGTGCTACTTGCCATGTCTATATTAGGGAAGGGGAAGAGAGTATTTCTCCTGTAACTAAAAGAGAACACCGCACCTTGGGTTCGATCACTAGCTGTAATGTCAACTCTCGTTTAGCTTGTCAGGCAAGGGTCATCGGAGAAGGGGTGATTGTCGAGTTACCCGCAGGGATGTATATCAGCCAAGATGATGATATTGAAGATTTAATTGGTCGCCGAGCGCAGTCTAATCTGCTCCATCCTTTGTCTGGTCAAGTGTTGGTAGAAGAAGGTAAGCTGATTACGCGGTCTGTGATCGCTCAGCTTCAAACAACTCAGAGTCAGGTTAAAGAGTTTTTAAATAAAAGTGAATCTGTATAAAAGTCAAATTAGGTAAATCTTATGTTAAATCAACTAGACCGATTAAGCTTAGAAACAGAAGGTCGTTACGCAACTGAGCAGGAACTACAGTCTCTAAAAAATTTTTTCCCGACCATTAATGCTCGCTTGAGTGCTTATCAAAAACTGCGTGATGCGGAAGCCGAGATCATCGCTAAGTTGGAGGTAAGGATGCGGGAAAAACAACCCAATATTTTTAAAATGGGTGATAAGGACGTAACGCAGATGTATCAAAGAGACACTAAAATGGCGCTAAGGATTTCCTTGGCAGCAATGCTGATTGACGATCTAGATCGTTTACGGGAAAATCTTCTGTTTTGGTATTTAACTATTATTAAGGCGTTTCAATTCCAACATATTATTACTTTAACTTACGCCACCATGCCAGAAATTGTGGAGCAGTTCCTTACCCCTGAAGAATTTGCTGTTGTCAAGCCAATTTTGATCTTAAATCAAACAGTATTAGCTGATTAATTAGTCTTAATTTTATCCCTAAACCTTAGTCTCATTACTTATTTAAATCAACATGAAATCATCTACTCCTAATAAAAATCATTGGTTAGATATTGCCGAAACATCTGCTGTTGTTGGTTCTATCGGCGGGTCGATCACTAGTGTTGTCCTCAAACAATTTTTGTGGGTCACAATTCCGCTTTCTGTGACTGCGGGACTTGCAGTAGTTAACCATCAACGACTCAAGCGAATCATCGCTTCTGAGCAGGCAGCAATGACTGTGTTGATTCAAGACAATCAAGCCAAAGTTAGCCAACTTAAAGAGCAATCAGAAAAGCAGCATTGGGACAACAAAGTTGAGCTGGCTGAATTAAAAAAGGCTAGTGATACAGCGACTACAAAACTAACACGATTAGACCAGCAACAGAAAACAAGTTCGGAGATGACAACGCAAGAGTTGCAGACTCTACAAACTTCGATGGCTCAGCTAGATCATCTGACTCAACAGCTAGAACAAGAACAAAGTCAAAACCGTAAATTGGCTAAAGAGTTGAAAACGATTGAAAAATTTACCCAAATTATCAATAATGACCCTAACTCGGTTGAAGCTCACTATCAAAGAGGCTGTTCTTATCAGCTTACTGGCAGTATCGAACTAGCAGTTGAGGACTTTTCTAAGGTGATCGAATTACGTAACGATCATGCGGAAGCGTATCATCAACGCGGGTTACTCTATTTAGAACTTGCCGATCCCCAAAAGGCAATCATTGATTTGCGTCGGGCATCGCAATATTATATTGGTAAAGGCGACCTAGATAAGTATCGTCAAACTAGAGACCTCAGCCTAGAAATTCACTTTAATCAGTCTGCCGACGCTAACATTAGCGAAACTATTGAACCGAAGAAAAAAGCAGAACAAAAGCTGGAACCAGTGGCGGTCAATAATCTTTTTGGTTAAATTTTGTTGGTTAAGTTGATTAAATATTTTATGGTGCGATCCCGAAGGGTAGGCGCGACGCGGTTGCGAAGCAAGTCCGAAGGACTCAGCTAGTCCTTTAGGGGAGCCTAATCGCTCTCCCAAATCAGACTTGGTACTCAGCAAAACTTTTAATTCATTGATGAGTTTGATTAGTTAGCAGCATAATATGTAACTGAAGAGCATTAGCCAACCATAAATTTAATCTTAAAATTGAAATTTGCTGAGACATCAATCAAACTACAAAATCTTAGATTTAGTTGGTCAAGGACAGTTTGGGAGGGTATTTGCTGCGGTGGAACTCAAGAGCGGTGCTTTAGTCGCGTTGAAAGAGTTAAAAACTAAACAATTATCTACCAGCAGCTTTTTACGAGAATTAACTTTTTTAGTTACTCTCGATCACTTTAATCTAGTTACCTGCAAAGCGTTGGAACACGGACATAATCAGCGCTATATTGTCATGGATTACTGCGAAGGAGGAACTTTACGCAGTTTTTTAAATAATTCTCCTGCCATAAGTTTAAATCAGAGCTTGAAGTTAGTAATTGATATTCTCTCTGGTTTGAAGTATGCTCACGAAAAAGGCATCATTCATCGTGATATTAAGCCTGAGAACATCTTACTAAAAACTAGCGATCGCACCTATACGGCTCACATTGCTGATTTTGGTATTGCTAAACTCAAACAAGAAGCTGATTCACAAAATATCTTAGGTAATACAGGCTCTCCTGCCTATATGGCTCCCGAACAGTTTTATGGAGAATATTCTTATAACTGCGATCTTTATGGAGTCGGGATAATTTTATATGAACTGGTGACAGGAAACCGTCCTTTCTCAGGAATGCCTAAAGAATTGGTGGCAGCACACCTAAGTCAACCAGTGACAATTTCCTTAGATATTCCGCTGTTGTTACGCTTGGCGATCGCTAAATCATTAGAAAAATTGCCCAGCCGTCGCTATCAAACTGCTGCGGAAATGCTGGAATCTCTGGAGTTGGTGCAGGCAATTTTGGAAGTAGATCCCAATCCTCAAACTCCCCTTCAAGTCAAATCTGATTTTAGCGATCTGGTTCCTGTTGCTCAATCTACTCTAGATTATCCAGTGTCCCATTTAGCGAGCGCTGAGGGGCAAGTTTATTTAGTTAGTGGCGATCGCCTTTTAATTCAGCGTAATCTAGATGCTAGTTTGTCTGAAGAAATTTTGGTAGACAGGGAAATAATTTTAAATCAGCCAATCAAAAGCTTACAGTTTAGTTCTACAGGCTGCCTGATCGCCACAACATCTTCAATCTACTATTTAGCTCAAGATAGCGATCTATTACCTCTTGCCACCTTTGAAAGTAATCACGATCGATTCATTGCCACTGTCGATCCTCAAGGATCTTGGCTGGGTATTTCCTCTGGTAGCCAGAATTCAGATAAGTCTGATCTAAAAATTTACAAATTACCTAACTGTAAGTTACAGCGATCGCTAATCAATCATCAAGTTTGCCAGAGTCTGATTGCTTTAGATCGAAAATATGGTTTAGCAATAAGCCAAGTTCAGGCACAAAATACCGAATTTCAGCTTTTTAATCGTCGCGGTAATTTCCTCGCTAATTTTACTGTCCAGATTCAACTTGACTCGGTAATCGATCATCCCCTATTTCCCAATCGTTTATTGGCGACAGAAGTAAATAATTCTGACATGGTGATCCTCATTACTCTAAAAAAATTTAATCTCAAACGAATTGCCCTGGAAATTTCCCCTGCGGTAATTAAACCTTGTCCTCAAGGATATCTAATTAGCGATCGCCAAGGCAAAATGATCTTGCTCGACTCTGATGGAGACTGTATTGGTAGATTTAAAGTACCATTGTCAAGTGAGTTTGAAGTTACAGCGATCGCTGCTTCCACCTCCGAGTTACTAGTAGCCTCTGTTTCTTCATTCTCTTCATCGCGATCGCAGCTACAAAGATTTTCTAGCCAAGAGCTAAGTAGGTGGGTGTAATTAAATTGGAAATGAGGTTAGGGAGTAACAAGTAACGAGTAACGAGTAACGAGTAATATCAAGTATGGATAAACAGTTGAATTAAAACTCGCGCAAAGACGCAGAGGCGTTTATCCCGCTTAGTTTGAGCGCGAGATTCGGCGAATTTATTTCGCCTTGAATAATCGCGCTGTTGGGGCCCTAAAGGACTAGCTTCGCGTCGCAAAGATTTTATCAGAAGTACATAAGCGGACGTGATATAACGAGTAACAAATAGCTCTAAGGGTAGGGGTTTGATCAATTATTTTGCCTACCTACTTATTTATCAAGCACCACAGCTAAACCGCGTCTACATAAATAGTTTTTTCAATCTGACGCTGTATACGTCTAGGCAAAGTGGCAAAAAAGTTATATCCTGTATTTTTTTCTACCCGATCTACCGACACAATATAGTCTTGCCAATCTGTATTTATCACCTCTTCGGAATTAGGAATCCAAACCGCCAGAGTTTTAGCATTCTGGGCTGTGATCTCACTATTCGGCTCATCTAAAATTAAGATTACTTTCCAGGTATATTCAGGAACAACGACTTGACTATCAGCAATTTTCTCGGCAATACCTTCTCCTCCTGCCACTAAATAAAGTTCTTTCCCTTGGAAAGCTAATTCTCGGCTATATTCCTCTAATTCCCGCCAAACTTCGCGATTATTGCTGGGAGACTGGGGAATGATATTAGTCATGACAAAGGTACTCTCATTCTCCAGCACACTACGAGTGCGATCGCCACTGGGAATTAAATGACCGCGATCGTAACCACTTCTGCTGTAGTCACTGGGTCTAACGGCATAGCAATCTGCTGGTAACTCAGTATTGGGCATAAAATTGTCAGAACGTTCGGCACTACCTAGCCAACTGCGATCGAGCTGCCAACTAACCCAATTAGCAACTCCTGTTTTACAGTTGTAAGATAAAGCATATTCAGGCTTGGCGATGAGATAATTATTCTCCCTGCTTTTGGCATTGCTGGGATTACCATATTTGAGATGGACATTATCTGTGACGGTAGTTGAACATCCCGTTAGCAGTAGCAGAGAAATTACGACTGTGAAAGAACACAGGTTTAAAATAATTGATTTTAATTTCACAGCCGTTTTTTAAGATTTTCTGATTAACCACAATTATTAAAATATACCTCTATGTTGCTCCGTTGAGAAAACTAAAGTTTTCAAACGAAATTTATAGTAAGGGTGTGCATATTGATATTAAGTACCGCATCTTAATAGGCAGCAAACACATATTTTGAAGTAAGTATCATGGCTAATATTTCAGGAACTACTAGTAATGACTTTTCTGAAGGAACAGTAGGAAAAGACACTATTAGAGGTGCAGATAATCAGGATTTTCTCATTGGTTTGGATGGGAATGATAGTATTCGGGGCGACGGGGGCAATGATGCTTTGTTTGGCGGGGATGATACGGACATCATTTTGGGAGGTAACGACAACGACCTCTTGGATGGTGGCTTAGGTAATGATACTTTGCGTGGAGGATCGGGAGCTGATCAACTAATTGGGGGTGAAGGTTTAGATTCACTTTTGGGCGAGTCAGGCAATGATACTTTGTACGGCGGCTTAGGCAATGATACCTTGAGCGGATCTTCAGGTGATGATGTTCTGCAAGGTGGCGTTGGTGAAGATGAAATTAATGGTGGTTCTGGCGCTAACAATTTGGTGTATGGTGGGGATGATGCTGACATCTTTGTCTTGAGCAATAGTGGCAACAGCAATATCCTGGATTTTGCAGGCGGTACAGATAAACTCAGCCTAGGAAGTGGTTTAAACTTTGACAGCTTGGAAATTCAAGATAGTGGAGGAGATACTGAAATTATAAATGCTAATGGTGAGGTGATTGCTTTAATCTCCAATATTGCAGCCGCGGACTTAAGCGCTGCCGATTTTGTGTAACAAATCTTCTTTAAGAGGCGATCGCTTGCATTAAAAAAAAGTGCGATAAAAAAGCTTTCAATTCTTAGCGCGAAGATGTGTTGTTGAAAGAACTACCGACCCAGCTTGAATTGAATTTAAGCTGGGTCGGTAATGCGACGCACGACGCGAAGCTTATCCTTTATGACACTTACACCTTGATTATTCCACCCCTTCAATCGGCGCAAAGCCTTGACGCTGAATGTTTTCTGTCACTACACGGGGATCTAAGAATTGTAAAAGATAATCTGGCCCACCTGCTTTGGAACCCACCCCCGACAGCTTAAAGCCGCCAAAGGGTTGTCGGGCGACGATCGCTCCAGTTATGTTTCGGTTGATATAAAGATTACCCACTTCAAAATCGCGGGATGCTTGTTCGATATGCTGGGGGGTACGGGAATATAAACCACCAGTTAGGGCATAGTCTGTACCGTTAGCTATCTCTAAAGCTTGGTCAAAGTTATCTGCCTTCATTACAGCTAAAACAGGGCCAAAGATTTCCTCTTGAGCAATAGTATGGTCTGGATTAACTCCACTAAAGATAGTGGGAGGGATATAGTAGCCACCGTCAGGAGTCGGCATGGTTAAAGCTAATTCACTTTGCTGTTTACCTTGAGCAATGTATTCTAGAATGCGATCGCGCGCAGCTGCATCAATTACCGATCCCATTTGAATGTTCGGATCGTCTGCTGCACCAACGTTTAAAGATTTAGTTGCTTCCACCAGTCTAGCGAGGAAAGCATCATGAACAGGTGCTGCTACAATCACCCGCGAACAGGCGGAACACTTTTGCCCACTGTAGCCGAAGGCCGACTGTACCACTCCAGCGACAGCTTGGTCTAGATCGGCACTCTCATCCACAATAATGGCGTTTTTGCCACCCATTTCGGCAATAACGCGTTTTAGGTGCTTTTGTCCTGGCTTGAGTTGGGCAGCATCGGCATATATTTTACAGCCGACTTCTCTTGAACCCGTAAAAGCAATGACATGGGTGTCTTTGTGTTCGACTAAATATGTGCCAACTTCCGAACCCTTGCCTGGAACATATTGGAATACTCCTGGAGGAATGCCCGCCTCGACTAAAATTTCTGCTAGCTTGGCAGCAATGACGGAAGAAGTGGCGGCAGGTTTTAACAGGGTGCAGTTACCTGTAACTAAGGCAGCAACAGTCATGCCAGTGGCGATCGCAAAAGGGAAGTTCCAGGGGGAAATGACGACAGCAATACCTTTGGGTTGATAGAAGTAGCGGTTATTTTCTCCAGCCAGATCGTAGTTTTTGCCAGATTCTAGCCTTTCCATTTCTGCTGCATAGTAGCGACAGAAATCAATTGCCTCAGAAACTTCCCCATCGGCTTGGGGAATAATTTTACCTACTTCTAAACAGATCCAGGCGTTTAATTCGTGTCGGCGTTCTTCCATTAGATCGCCAGCTTTACGCAGGATATTAGCTCTGGCTGAAGCAGATGTTTTTTTCCAGGACTTAAAAGCTTCTTTTGCTGCTATCATTGCCTGTTCTGCCTGTTCTACAGAAATTTGCCCTACCTTCCCTACTAGTTCACTCGATCTACAAGGATTAACGGAGTCGAGATAATTATCCGCCTCAATATATTCACCGTTAATTAAAGGCTGATAGGTTTTACCTAACTCTTGCTTGACCTGTACTAACGTTTGTTCTGCCTTGAGCCTGGTTGCTAAATTGGCGTAATCGGTATCAGGGGCATAATTGAATGATGTGGTTGTGGAATCAATATATCGATCGTCTAAATCATCAACCATAGGTGGCGCAATTAATTCAGCAATGGGTTTTTCCTGATCATTTTGTCGAATAAAGGAGCTATTTGCCGTATTTTCTAGTAAACGACGGATGAGATAAGCCATGCCTGGTAGTAAATTACCGTAAGGAGAATAGACTCGTACCCGATGACCCCGCTTAACTAACGCTTGAGCTAATTTATCTCCCATGCCGTATAGCACCTGCATTTCAAAGCGACGAGGAGGAATTTTGAGAGTTTCGGCGATCGCACAGGCCAAAGCTTGAGAACGGACATTATGGCTGCCGATAGCTGCATAGAGATATTGATGATTTTCCAATAGCAGTTGGGTCATACGCTCGTAATTGAGATCTGTTGCTGCTTTTTGGTTGTATACAGGCTGTGGCCAATGATTTTGCAGAGATTTAATCGTTTCTTGATCCCAATATGCGCCTTTCACTAGACGTACCGTTAGAGGATGACCCCGTTCTTTGACCCAGTTAATAATCCCCTGTAAATCTTGATAGGAATCTCGCAAATAAGCCTGGAGAGTAATACCTAAGTCTGTCCTACTGCGAAACTCTTCTTCCATCAACAACTCTTTCAGAATTTGGAGAGTCAGATCTTTATAACGATACTGCTCCATGTCAAAATGAATCGCTGCACCGAGTTCCCCTGCTTTGCGTAACAGGATTCTCAAGCGATCGCATACTTTTTCTTTACTTCCCACAGGATTAAGAGGATCGAACTGAGAATAAAAAGCCGTCAGCTTAACGGATACCTGTACCTGAGAAATTTCCTCTCCATCCGCCAGATCGATTCCCTCTTGGCGTTGCCAACTTTGGGCTTTTTGCGTCAGCTGCTCGATTAAATCTAGATAACGCTGAAGATAATCTGCTGCTTCGGCTTCCGTAATGACCGCTTCACCCAAAAGGTCAATCGTATAGGTCATCCCTGATTTACGCAGGCGATCGATCGTCTTAATCACCTCCGTAATATTTGCCCCCGCGATATATTTATAGGCTAGTGTCTCTACTGCCTTAGTGATAGTCGCTGCTGCGGTTTGGGCGGGAAAAGAATCAGGATCGCTAAAGTTAA
Encoded here:
- a CDS encoding allophycocyanin, whose amino-acid sequence is MLNQLDRLSLETEGRYATEQELQSLKNFFPTINARLSAYQKLRDAEAEIIAKLEVRMREKQPNIFKMGDKDVTQMYQRDTKMALRISLAAMLIDDLDRLRENLLFWYLTIIKAFQFQHIITLTYATMPEIVEQFLTPEEFAVVKPILILNQTVLAD
- a CDS encoding (2Fe-2S)-binding protein; this translates as MVKTVRLDPFGTNTAIATNTNLLSVLMQNDVEVTQECGGRGICATCHVYIREGEESISPVTKREHRTLGSITSCNVNSRLACQARVIGEGVIVELPAGMYISQDDDIEDLIGRRAQSNLLHPLSGQVLVEEGKLITRSVIAQLQTTQSQVKEFLNKSESV
- a CDS encoding DNA/RNA non-specific endonuclease, coding for MLNLCSFTVVISLLLLTGCSTTVTDNVHLKYGNPSNAKSRENNYLIAKPEYALSYNCKTGVANWVSWQLDRSWLGSAERSDNFMPNTELPADCYAVRPSDYSRSGYDRGHLIPSGDRTRSVLENESTFVMTNIIPQSPSNNREVWRELEEYSRELAFQGKELYLVAGGEGIAEKIADSQVVVPEYTWKVILILDEPNSEITAQNAKTLAVWIPNSEEVINTDWQDYIVSVDRVEKNTGYNFFATLPRRIQRQIEKTIYVDAV
- a CDS encoding phycobilisome protein, giving the protein MITEIDSLIYQAEAEYLTQKDLGIFKSQILYLSERLKIYEQIRDQETEIFQHVVNQIFNNFPDEPELKVTRAVKHWLVILRYCSMAVLSNDAQYLERRILEWLPEQIAAHQMQELEQNLYGYLYKRLKKSLDNDQFSILQPYLEQSKNVLLSQKQALKPA
- a CDS encoding serine/threonine protein kinase; translation: MLRHQSNYKILDLVGQGQFGRVFAAVELKSGALVALKELKTKQLSTSSFLRELTFLVTLDHFNLVTCKALEHGHNQRYIVMDYCEGGTLRSFLNNSPAISLNQSLKLVIDILSGLKYAHEKGIIHRDIKPENILLKTSDRTYTAHIADFGIAKLKQEADSQNILGNTGSPAYMAPEQFYGEYSYNCDLYGVGIILYELVTGNRPFSGMPKELVAAHLSQPVTISLDIPLLLRLAIAKSLEKLPSRRYQTAAEMLESLELVQAILEVDPNPQTPLQVKSDFSDLVPVAQSTLDYPVSHLASAEGQVYLVSGDRLLIQRNLDASLSEEILVDREIILNQPIKSLQFSSTGCLIATTSSIYYLAQDSDLLPLATFESNHDRFIATVDPQGSWLGISSGSQNSDKSDLKIYKLPNCKLQRSLINHQVCQSLIALDRKYGLAISQVQAQNTEFQLFNRRGNFLANFTVQIQLDSVIDHPLFPNRLLATEVNNSDMVILITLKKFNLKRIALEISPAVIKPCPQGYLISDRQGKMILLDSDGDCIGRFKVPLSSEFEVTAIAASTSELLVASVSSFSSSRSQLQRFSSQELSRWV
- a CDS encoding 4-vinyl reductase yields the protein MINVADLISESHLPGNYFAPTSYLQGDFESGLIENRQGGRLLALPDTLIRGLYSGLAAELGSATGLVLYNCGRKWGKNFFRRFSQEVSSYYQQPVATMEMIELVQCLKQCWKAHGWGLIEPNFSHYQQGFLVIQVTNSSFAKALAEPGRSPIASPDQPGCFIEAGLLSAFFSELSETDLHCVQTTCESLGASSNWFILGIKKRLESVSGMVEQGQTHTAILQSLTANQ
- the pruA gene encoding L-glutamate gamma-semialdehyde dehydrogenase, with translation MVAQADRVEIDRRYESQTQSIAGDLIKSTRAKNNIFNRMRDQMRWDDKVLEWTMANPGLRVQMFRFIDAIPALQSKAEIANHFQQYMSAEAVELPGALKGMINFSDPDSFPAQTAAATITKAVETLAYKYIAGANITEVIKTIDRLRKSGMTYTIDLLGEAVITEAEAADYLQRYLDLIEQLTQKAQSWQRQEGIDLADGEEISQVQVSVKLTAFYSQFDPLNPVGSKEKVCDRLRILLRKAGELGAAIHFDMEQYRYKDLTLQILKELLMEEEFRSRTDLGITLQAYLRDSYQDLQGIINWVKERGHPLTVRLVKGAYWDQETIKSLQNHWPQPVYNQKAATDLNYERMTQLLLENHQYLYAAIGSHNVRSQALACAIAETLKIPPRRFEMQVLYGMGDKLAQALVKRGHRVRVYSPYGNLLPGMAYLIRRLLENTANSSFIRQNDQEKPIAELIAPPMVDDLDDRYIDSTTTSFNYAPDTDYANLATRLKAEQTLVQVKQELGKTYQPLINGEYIEADNYLDSVNPCRSSELVGKVGQISVEQAEQAMIAAKEAFKSWKKTSASARANILRKAGDLMEERRHELNAWICLEVGKIIPQADGEVSEAIDFCRYYAAEMERLESGKNYDLAGENNRYFYQPKGIAVVISPWNFPFAIATGMTVAALVTGNCTLLKPAATSSVIAAKLAEILVEAGIPPGVFQYVPGKGSEVGTYLVEHKDTHVIAFTGSREVGCKIYADAAQLKPGQKHLKRVIAEMGGKNAIIVDESADLDQAVAGVVQSAFGYSGQKCSACSRVIVAAPVHDAFLARLVEATKSLNVGAADDPNIQMGSVIDAAARDRILEYIAQGKQQSELALTMPTPDGGYYIPPTIFSGVNPDHTIAQEEIFGPVLAVMKADNFDQALEIANGTDYALTGGLYSRTPQHIEQASRDFEVGNLYINRNITGAIVARQPFGGFKLSGVGSKAGGPDYLLQFLDPRVVTENIQRQGFAPIEGVE